From Nitrobacter sp. NHB1, a single genomic window includes:
- a CDS encoding response regulator transcription factor, producing the protein MANARKILIVDDDTDLRDTLVEQLSLHEEFEASAVDTGAKGASAAKAHSPDLVLMDVGLPDTDGREVVRSLRKGGFKAPIIMLTGHDTDSDTILGLESGANDYIAKPFRFAVLLARIRAQLRQHEASEDAVFSVGHYSFRPGSKMLTTANAKKVRLTEKETAILRFLYRAGQMPVSRETLLQEVWGYNSGVTTHTLETHIYRLRQKIEKDAANPEILVTEAGGYKLVP; encoded by the coding sequence ATGGCCAACGCCCGCAAAATCCTGATCGTGGACGACGATACCGATCTGCGCGACACGCTGGTCGAGCAGTTGTCGCTGCATGAGGAATTCGAGGCCTCCGCGGTTGACACGGGCGCCAAGGGCGCCAGCGCCGCCAAAGCCCATTCGCCCGATCTCGTGCTGATGGACGTCGGCCTGCCCGATACCGACGGGCGCGAGGTGGTGCGCAGCCTGCGCAAGGGCGGATTCAAGGCGCCGATCATCATGCTCACCGGTCACGATACCGATTCGGACACGATTCTGGGTCTTGAATCCGGCGCCAATGACTATATCGCCAAACCGTTCCGCTTCGCGGTGCTGCTGGCGCGCATCCGCGCGCAGTTGCGCCAGCATGAGGCCAGCGAGGACGCGGTGTTTTCGGTCGGGCACTACAGTTTTCGGCCCGGCTCCAAGATGCTCACGACCGCCAACGCCAAGAAGGTGCGGCTGACCGAGAAGGAGACCGCGATTCTGCGCTTCCTGTACCGGGCCGGGCAGATGCCGGTGTCGCGCGAGACGCTGCTGCAGGAGGTGTGGGGCTACAACTCCGGCGTCACCACCCACACGCTGGAAACCCACATTTACCGGTTGCGCCAGAAGATCGAGAAAGACGCCGCCAATCCGGAGATTCTGGTGACGGAAGCCGGTGGCTACAAGCTGGTGCCGTGA
- the rsmG gene encoding 16S rRNA (guanine(527)-N(7))-methyltransferase RsmG: MPGHRQAQSHLSASDKAAALALTPVSHETEARLDAYVDLLVQWQTKTNLVAPSTLPQLWTRHIADSLQLLALAPQAKRWADFGSGGGFPGVVLACALADVEGARIDLVERNAKKAAFLREAIRITKAPGVIHPTDIGDYVDRLEGRIDCVTARALAPLQMLLGFAEPVVKQGAKALLLKGQDVEAELTEATKYWNIEPRLHSSRTGGQGWIVELDRIERRDRPPTKQAWRRA, from the coding sequence ATGCCGGGACATCGACAGGCTCAATCACATCTTTCGGCCTCCGACAAGGCGGCCGCGCTGGCGCTGACGCCTGTTTCACATGAAACGGAGGCGCGGCTTGATGCTTACGTCGATCTGCTGGTCCAATGGCAGACAAAAACCAATCTCGTTGCGCCGTCGACTCTGCCGCAGCTCTGGACCCGCCATATTGCGGATTCGCTTCAGCTTCTGGCGCTGGCGCCGCAGGCGAAACGCTGGGCCGACTTCGGCAGCGGCGGCGGTTTTCCCGGCGTGGTGCTGGCCTGCGCGCTGGCCGACGTCGAGGGCGCCCGAATCGATCTGGTCGAGCGCAACGCCAAGAAGGCGGCATTTCTTCGCGAGGCGATCCGGATCACCAAGGCGCCGGGAGTCATTCACCCGACGGATATCGGGGATTATGTGGACAGGTTGGAGGGCCGGATCGATTGTGTCACCGCCCGGGCGCTTGCGCCTCTACAAATGCTGCTCGGCTTCGCCGAACCTGTGGTGAAGCAGGGCGCCAAGGCATTGTTGCTCAAGGGTCAAGATGTAGAAGCAGAATTGACGGAAGCTACTAAATATTGGAATATTGAGCCTCGTCTTCATTCCAGCCGCACCGGCGGACAAGGCTGGATCGTCGAACTCGATCGCATCGAGCGGCGCGACCGTCCTCCGACCAAGCAGGCATGGCGTCGCGCATGA
- a CDS encoding GIY-YIG nuclease family protein, whose amino-acid sequence MKQPCVYIVASKRNGTLYTGVTANLQRRIFEHRESLVAGFSKKYGCKILVWYETHEIMTDAITREKQIKAGSRVKKLALIEGLNPKWNDLFETLF is encoded by the coding sequence ATGAAACAGCCGTGCGTTTATATTGTAGCGAGCAAGCGCAATGGCACGCTTTACACCGGCGTCACGGCGAATTTGCAGCGTCGCATTTTCGAACATCGAGAAAGTTTGGTTGCGGGCTTTTCAAAGAAATACGGGTGCAAAATTCTCGTTTGGTACGAGACGCATGAGATCATGACCGACGCAATTACACGCGAGAAGCAGATAAAGGCCGGTAGCCGTGTGAAGAAGCTTGCGTTGATTGAAGGTCTCAATCCCAAGTGGAACGATCTCTTCGAAACGCTTTTCTAA
- the leuS gene encoding leucine--tRNA ligase: MTSDRYNARDAEPRWQAAWDEQAIFATKNDDPREKYYVLEMFPYPSGRIHIGHVRNYTLGDVIARYMRAKGYNVLHPMGWDAFGLPAENAAIERKVAPKAWTYDNIKAMKKQLRSIGLSLDWAREFATCDPAYYKHQQKMFLDFLRAGLAEREKRKINWDPVDMTVLANEQVIDGRGWRSGAVVEQREMNQWVFKITKYSQELLEALDTLDRWPDKVRLMQRNWIGRSEGLLIRFALDPATTPAGESELKIFTTRPDTLFGAKFMAIAPDHPLAQAAAKNNPALAAFIAECKQRGTAQAEIDTAEKMGFDTGIRAIHPFDENWTLPVYVANFVLMEYGTGAIFGCPAHDQRDLDFVNKYGLGNTPVVCPEGQDPASFVITDTAYDGDGRMINSRFLDGMTAEAAKEEVAKRLESEVRGNMPVGERKVNFRLRDWGISRQRYWGCPIPVIHCPTCDVVPVPDEDLPVTLPEDVTFDKPGNALDHHPTWKHVACPQCGGNATRETDTMDTFVDSSWYFARFTDPWNETAPTTPEIANRMMPVDQYIGGVEHAILHLLYSRFFTRAMKATGHLSMDEPFRGMFTQGMVVHETYRKPGGGWASPDEVRIEVAGSGRRATLTATGEPVEIGAVEKMSKSKRNTVDPDDIIGSYGADTARWFMLSDSPPDRDVIWSEEGVQGASRFMQRLWRLVNESAEAGKTAPQAKPAAFGTDALALRKAAHGALDKVSTGIERLHFNVCLANIREFANTLAETLARAGTRKSDLVEPDLAPDLAWSLREAATILVQLFSPMMPHLSEECWQALGHTGLVSEARWPQIERDLLVENTVKLPVQVNGKKRGEVTVASGAGNPEIEAAVLALDAVKQSLGGKPARKIIIVPQRIVNVVG; encoded by the coding sequence ATGACCTCAGACCGTTACAACGCCCGTGACGCCGAACCGCGCTGGCAAGCCGCGTGGGACGAGCAGGCGATCTTCGCGACCAAGAACGACGACCCGCGCGAAAAATACTACGTGCTGGAGATGTTCCCGTATCCGTCCGGGCGCATTCACATCGGCCACGTCCGCAACTACACCCTCGGCGACGTGATCGCGCGCTACATGCGCGCCAAGGGCTACAACGTGCTGCACCCGATGGGCTGGGACGCTTTCGGCCTGCCCGCCGAGAACGCCGCGATCGAGCGCAAGGTCGCGCCCAAGGCGTGGACCTACGACAATATCAAGGCAATGAAGAAGCAGCTCCGGTCGATCGGGCTCTCGCTCGACTGGGCAAGGGAATTCGCGACCTGCGATCCCGCCTACTACAAGCATCAGCAGAAGATGTTCCTGGATTTCCTCCGCGCCGGTCTCGCCGAACGCGAAAAGCGCAAGATCAACTGGGATCCGGTCGACATGACCGTGCTCGCCAACGAGCAGGTGATCGACGGGCGCGGCTGGCGCTCCGGCGCCGTGGTCGAGCAGCGCGAGATGAACCAGTGGGTCTTCAAGATCACCAAGTATTCGCAGGAACTGTTAGAGGCGCTCGACACGCTGGACCGCTGGCCCGACAAGGTGCGGCTGATGCAGCGCAACTGGATCGGCCGCAGCGAGGGCCTGTTGATCCGCTTCGCGCTCGATCCGGCGACAACGCCTGCCGGCGAAAGTGAACTGAAGATTTTCACCACGCGGCCCGATACCTTGTTCGGCGCGAAGTTCATGGCGATCGCGCCGGATCATCCGCTGGCGCAAGCGGCAGCGAAGAACAACCCCGCGCTCGCCGCATTCATCGCTGAATGCAAACAGCGCGGCACCGCGCAGGCCGAGATCGACACCGCGGAGAAGATGGGTTTCGACACCGGCATCCGCGCCATTCATCCGTTCGACGAGAACTGGACGCTGCCGGTCTATGTCGCGAATTTCGTGCTGATGGAATACGGCACCGGCGCCATCTTCGGCTGTCCGGCGCACGACCAGCGCGACCTCGACTTCGTCAACAAGTACGGCCTCGGCAACACGCCGGTGGTCTGCCCCGAGGGACAGGACCCTGCGAGCTTCGTCATTACCGACACCGCTTACGACGGCGACGGCCGCATGATCAATTCGCGCTTCCTCGACGGCATGACCGCCGAGGCGGCGAAGGAAGAAGTCGCGAAGCGGCTGGAAAGCGAAGTGCGCGGCAACATGCCGGTCGGCGAGCGCAAGGTGAACTTCCGCCTGCGCGACTGGGGCATCTCGCGCCAGCGCTACTGGGGTTGCCCGATCCCGGTGATCCATTGCCCGACATGCGACGTGGTTCCGGTGCCGGACGAGGATCTGCCGGTGACGCTGCCGGAGGATGTGACGTTCGACAAACCCGGCAACGCGCTCGACCATCATCCGACCTGGAAGCACGTCGCCTGTCCGCAATGCGGCGGCAACGCCACGCGCGAAACCGACACCATGGACACCTTCGTCGATTCGTCGTGGTACTTCGCGCGTTTCACCGATCCGTGGAACGAGACCGCGCCAACCACACCTGAAATCGCCAACCGCATGATGCCGGTGGATCAGTACATAGGCGGCGTCGAGCACGCGATCCTGCATCTGCTCTATTCGCGCTTCTTCACCCGCGCGATGAAGGCCACCGGCCACCTCAGTATGGACGAGCCGTTCAGGGGCATGTTCACGCAAGGAATGGTGGTGCACGAAACCTACCGCAAACCCGGCGGCGGCTGGGCCTCGCCGGACGAGGTCAGGATCGAAGTCGCCGGCAGCGGACGCCGCGCCACGCTGACCGCCACCGGCGAGCCGGTCGAGATCGGCGCGGTCGAGAAGATGTCGAAGTCGAAGCGCAACACCGTCGATCCCGACGACATCATCGGCAGCTACGGCGCCGATACCGCGCGCTGGTTCATGCTGTCGGACTCGCCGCCGGATCGCGACGTGATCTGGAGCGAGGAAGGCGTGCAGGGCGCGTCGCGCTTCATGCAGCGGCTATGGCGGCTGGTCAACGAATCGGCCGAGGCCGGCAAGACCGCGCCGCAAGCCAAGCCGGCGGCGTTCGGCACTGATGCGCTGGCGTTGCGCAAGGCGGCCCACGGCGCACTCGACAAGGTCTCCACCGGCATCGAGCGGCTGCACTTCAACGTCTGTCTCGCCAACATCCGCGAGTTCGCCAACACGCTGGCGGAGACTCTCGCCCGCGCCGGCACCCGCAAGTCCGATCTTGTTGAGCCCGACCTTGCGCCGGATTTGGCCTGGAGCCTGCGCGAGGCGGCCACCATTCTGGTCCAGTTGTTCAGCCCGATGATGCCGCATCTCTCCGAGGAATGCTGGCAGGCGCTTGGGCACACCGGCCTGGTCTCGGAGGCCCGTTGGCCACAAATCGAGCGCGATTTGCTGGTTGAAAACACCGTCAAGCTGCCGGTGCAGGTCAACGGCAAAAAGCGGGGCGAGGTGACGGTGGCGAGCGGCGCCGGGAATCCGGAAATTGAGGCTGCCGTTTTGGCGCTTGATGCAGTAAAACAGTCCCTGGGCGGCAAGCCGGCCCGAAAGATTATTATCGTCCCGCAGAGGATCGTGAATGTGGTGGGGTAG
- the lptE gene encoding LPS assembly lipoprotein LptE — protein MWWGRVSARPARSWVNPRIAARLGVVAVLAALTAGCFHPMYAEHADGSPALRDKLMGVELLPIDKPNASRDARIGVAIRNALAFKLYGGATGAPPTHQLKIRFTTSRSSLMLDPRTALPSNESYGIDASYQLIEVATGKTVLSASTFARTSYDIPGQLQRFARARAFRDAEDRAAQEIADNINTRLASFFYAGT, from the coding sequence ATGTGGTGGGGTAGGGTGTCGGCTCGACCGGCTCGATCATGGGTCAATCCGCGCATCGCGGCCCGGCTGGGCGTCGTTGCCGTGCTGGCGGCGCTGACGGCCGGCTGCTTCCATCCGATGTATGCCGAGCACGCGGACGGCAGCCCTGCCCTTCGCGACAAGCTGATGGGCGTCGAACTTCTGCCGATCGACAAGCCCAACGCGTCCCGCGATGCCCGGATCGGGGTCGCCATCCGCAACGCGCTCGCGTTCAAGCTTTACGGCGGCGCCACCGGCGCACCGCCGACGCACCAGCTCAAGATCCGCTTCACCACCAGCCGCTCGTCGCTGATGCTCGATCCTCGCACCGCCCTGCCCTCCAACGAGAGCTACGGCATCGACGCGAGCTACCAGTTGATCGAGGTCGCAACCGGCAAGACCGTCCTGAGCGCGAGCACCTTTGCCCGCACCTCCTACGACATTCCCGGCCAGCTCCAGCGTTTCGCGCGTGCCCGCGCGTTCCGTGATGCGGAGGACCGCGCCGCGCAGGAAATCGCCGACAACATCAACACGCGGCTGGCGTCGTTCTTCTACGCCGGCACCTGA
- a CDS encoding ParA family protein, with product MTIIDEIYQDDGKDSGSTAGHPRIISLANQKGGVGKTTTAINLGTALAAIGERVLIVDLDPQGNASTGLGIDRRDRNVSTYDVLIGEAPLRDAVVPTAVPRLHIAASTMDLSGLELELGTTKDRAFRLRDAIAALNGNAADNSDYTYVLIDCPPSLNLLTVNAMAASDAILVPLQCEFFALEGLSQLLQTVEQVRSTLNPNLSIHGIVLTMFDSRNNLSNQVVADVRQFMGSKVYDTMIPRNVRISEAPSYGKPVLVYDLKCSGSEAYLKLATEVIQRERELRTTH from the coding sequence ATGACGATAATTGATGAGATTTATCAAGATGATGGCAAGGATTCCGGGTCCACTGCCGGCCATCCCCGGATCATTTCGCTTGCCAACCAGAAGGGCGGCGTCGGCAAGACCACGACGGCGATCAATCTCGGCACCGCGCTCGCCGCAATCGGCGAGCGCGTGCTGATCGTCGATCTCGATCCGCAAGGCAACGCCTCGACCGGCCTCGGCATCGACCGCCGCGATCGCAACGTCTCCACCTACGACGTGCTGATCGGCGAAGCGCCGCTGCGTGATGCCGTGGTGCCGACCGCGGTGCCGCGTCTGCACATCGCGGCATCGACCATGGACCTCTCCGGTCTGGAACTCGAGCTCGGCACCACCAAGGATCGCGCCTTCCGCCTGCGCGATGCGATCGCCGCGCTCAACGGCAACGCGGCCGACAACAGCGATTACACCTATGTGCTCATTGACTGTCCGCCGTCGCTCAACCTTCTCACGGTCAACGCCATGGCGGCGTCGGATGCGATCCTGGTGCCGCTGCAATGCGAGTTCTTCGCGCTTGAGGGCCTGTCGCAACTGTTGCAGACGGTCGAGCAGGTGCGCTCCACGCTCAATCCGAATCTGTCGATCCACGGCATCGTGCTGACCATGTTCGACTCGCGCAACAACCTGTCGAACCAGGTGGTTGCCGACGTGCGCCAGTTCATGGGCTCGAAAGTCTACGACACCATGATCCCGCGCAACGTGCGCATTTCGGAAGCGCCGTCCTACGGCAAGCCGGTGCTGGTCTACGATCTCAAATGCAGCGGCAGCGAAGCCTATCTGAAGCTCGCGACCGAGGTGATCCAGCGCGAGCGCGAGCTGCGCACGACGCATTGA
- a CDS encoding cyclic nucleotide-binding domain-containing protein — MSIDDDVVLLERVATLRLLGAEALRVLAIGAEQQQFARGSILFRAGDEADAGYVVQEGGFRIHVGDGGDREVVAERGTLIGELALIVPMSRPATATALEYSMAIRIPRTLFLRVLDSDPAAARRLRDELANRTRQATDDILTASAKLSS; from the coding sequence ATGTCGATCGACGATGACGTTGTCCTGCTTGAGCGCGTTGCGACCCTGCGCCTGTTGGGCGCCGAGGCGTTGCGCGTGCTCGCCATCGGCGCCGAACAGCAGCAGTTCGCCCGCGGCTCGATCCTGTTTCGCGCCGGCGACGAGGCGGACGCAGGATACGTCGTTCAGGAAGGCGGCTTTCGCATTCATGTCGGGGACGGCGGCGATCGGGAAGTCGTCGCCGAACGCGGCACGCTGATCGGCGAGCTGGCCCTGATCGTTCCGATGTCGCGGCCGGCCACCGCGACCGCGCTGGAATATTCGATGGCGATTCGCATTCCGCGCACCCTGTTCCTGCGCGTGCTCGACAGCGATCCCGCCGCCGCGCGCCGCCTTCGCGACGAACTCGCCAACCGCACCCGGCAGGCGACCGACGATATCCTGACGGCATCGGCGAAGCTGAGTAGCTAG
- a CDS encoding L,D-transpeptidase family protein, translating to MRNSGFSTPCTTHFRDRPLAAILVRAAAGRPERGWLIAEGQASPVALGRGGIRANKREGDGGTPKGIFRPIRLWWRPDRHPRPRTLLPVRPITPTDAWCEDPADRRYNRPIRLTRNATGDRLTREDHLYDFIIEIDHNTRPRIAGRGSAVFLHLARDNFGPTAGCVAMTQPAMLRLLRRIGPQTRIEIG from the coding sequence ATGCGAAACTCAGGTTTTTCAACGCCTTGCACGACACATTTCCGTGATCGGCCGCTCGCGGCGATCCTTGTCCGGGCCGCGGCCGGCCGGCCGGAGCGGGGCTGGCTGATCGCGGAGGGTCAGGCTTCTCCGGTGGCGCTCGGCCGAGGTGGCATCCGGGCCAACAAACGCGAGGGCGATGGCGGCACCCCAAAGGGGATTTTCCGGCCCATCCGGCTATGGTGGCGCCCCGACCGGCACCCGCGGCCGCGGACGTTGCTGCCGGTGCGCCCCATCACGCCAACCGACGCCTGGTGTGAAGACCCCGCCGACCGGCGCTACAACCGGCCGATCCGGCTGACGCGTAACGCGACCGGCGACCGGCTGACGCGCGAGGATCATCTCTACGATTTCATTATCGAGATCGACCACAACACCCGCCCCCGCATCGCCGGGCGCGGCAGCGCCGTGTTCCTGCATCTGGCGCGCGACAACTTCGGCCCGACCGCCGGATGCGTGGCGATGACGCAGCCCGCAATGCTGCGGCTGTTGCGGCGGATCGGGCCGCAAACACGGATCGAGATCGGGTGA
- the holA gene encoding DNA polymerase III subunit delta, producing MVALRGKDVDSFLARPDPGRPIILLYGPDAGLVRERADALMASAVDDPDDPFSLVRLDGDDLATEPSRLVDEAMTVPLFGGRRAIRVKAGSRSFAGGVDALVDSAIQDCRIVIEAGELRPEAPLRKACERAKNAVAIACYPDTERDLARLIDEELRLSNLKIAPDARAMLMSLLGGDRQASRNELRKIALYAHGQREITLTDVMAVVSDASDFKLDPIVDAAFTGQPAAVETEFAKAMVAGTYPGLVILAAQRQVASLHKAALAMAGGASASSAAESGFPRLHFSRKTAVETALRNFSTARLVQVMDQLAVAALEARKQAVLAPVIAQRALMSIAVNARRRG from the coding sequence ATGGTCGCGCTGCGCGGAAAAGACGTCGACAGCTTTCTCGCCCGGCCCGATCCCGGACGCCCGATCATCCTGCTCTACGGCCCCGACGCCGGTCTGGTGCGCGAGCGCGCCGACGCCCTGATGGCCTCGGCCGTCGACGATCCCGACGATCCGTTTTCGCTGGTGCGGCTCGACGGCGACGATCTCGCCACTGAGCCGTCGCGTCTTGTCGATGAAGCCATGACGGTGCCGCTGTTCGGCGGCCGCCGCGCCATCCGCGTCAAGGCCGGATCGCGCAGTTTTGCCGGCGGCGTCGATGCGCTTGTGGACTCCGCGATCCAGGATTGCCGGATCGTGATCGAGGCCGGCGAGCTACGGCCCGAAGCGCCGCTGCGCAAGGCCTGCGAGCGCGCGAAGAACGCGGTGGCGATCGCCTGCTATCCCGACACCGAGCGCGATCTCGCACGCCTGATCGACGAGGAATTGCGCCTCTCGAACCTGAAGATCGCACCCGACGCCCGCGCCATGCTGATGTCGCTGCTCGGCGGCGACCGTCAGGCCTCGCGCAACGAGCTGCGCAAGATCGCGCTCTATGCCCATGGCCAGCGCGAGATCACGCTCACTGACGTGATGGCTGTCGTCTCCGATGCATCCGATTTCAAGCTCGATCCCATCGTCGATGCTGCGTTCACCGGACAGCCGGCCGCGGTCGAAACCGAATTCGCCAAGGCCATGGTCGCCGGCACCTATCCGGGCCTCGTCATTCTGGCCGCGCAACGTCAGGTCGCCTCCCTGCACAAGGCGGCGCTGGCGATGGCGGGCGGCGCGTCGGCCTCATCGGCAGCCGAGAGCGGATTTCCGCGGCTGCATTTTTCGCGCAAGACGGCGGTGGAAACGGCGTTGCGCAACTTCAGCACCGCGCGGCTGGTCCAGGTGATGGATCAGCTTGCGGTCGCAGCGCTGGAGGCGCGCAAGCAGGCGGTGCTGGCGCCGGTGATCGCGCAGCGCGCGCTGATGTCGATCGCGGTGAATGCGCGGAGAAGGGGATAG
- a CDS encoding ParB/RepB/Spo0J family partition protein encodes MADEARSRLGRGLASLIGDVGGEAAHAERPRAQRKVPIEFLKPNPRNPRRAFAEAELGELSDSIKQHGVIQPIVVRPVKGAQDRFEIIAGERRWRAAQSAGLHEVPIVPVDVTDNVALEIAIIENVQRENLNAMEEAQGYHALASEFKRTQDDIAKIVGKSRSHVANMMRLTKLPDDVQALIASGELSAGHARALIGVPDPSTAARRIVAEGLNVRQAEALAHEEGVPERKPQKARADRVQKDPDTLALEKRVSDALGLAVTVDHKNPGGLVQIRYRDLDQLDEILKRLDSKGS; translated from the coding sequence ATGGCCGACGAAGCGCGTTCGCGACTGGGCCGCGGTCTTGCAAGTCTGATCGGTGACGTCGGCGGCGAGGCCGCACACGCCGAACGCCCGCGCGCGCAGCGCAAGGTGCCGATCGAATTTTTAAAACCCAATCCACGCAATCCGCGCCGCGCATTTGCTGAGGCCGAACTCGGCGAATTATCCGACTCCATCAAACAGCACGGCGTGATCCAGCCGATCGTGGTGCGCCCGGTGAAGGGTGCGCAGGATCGCTTTGAGATCATCGCCGGCGAGCGCCGCTGGCGCGCGGCGCAGTCGGCGGGGCTGCACGAGGTTCCGATTGTCCCGGTGGATGTCACCGATAATGTCGCGCTCGAGATCGCCATCATCGAGAACGTGCAGCGCGAAAATCTCAACGCGATGGAAGAGGCGCAGGGCTATCACGCGCTCGCCAGTGAATTCAAACGCACTCAGGACGATATCGCAAAAATCGTCGGCAAGAGCCGCAGCCATGTCGCCAACATGATGCGGCTGACGAAACTGCCTGACGATGTGCAGGCGCTGATCGCCTCCGGCGAGCTGTCGGCGGGCCATGCGCGCGCGCTGATCGGCGTGCCCGATCCGTCCACGGCGGCGCGGCGAATCGTCGCCGAAGGCCTCAACGTGCGGCAGGCCGAAGCGCTGGCGCATGAGGAGGGCGTACCGGAGCGCAAGCCGCAGAAGGCGCGCGCCGACAGGGTGCAGAAGGACCCCGATACGCTCGCGCTGGAAAAACGCGTCAGCGATGCGCTCGGCCTCGCCGTGACAGTCGATCACAAAAATCCCGGCGGCCTCGTCCAGATCCGCTATCGCGACCTCGATCAGCTCGACGAGATTTTGAAACGGCTGGATTCGAAGGGGTCTTAG
- a CDS encoding YggS family pyridoxal phosphate-dependent enzyme has product MTTADGVPATSSLASVEAGIVRACRDARRERCSVTLVAVSKTFDTDAIAPVIAAGQRVFGENRVQEAKGKWPALMAKHPGIALHLIGPLQSNKAREAVALFDAIHSVDRPSICGALATEIARQNRRPNLFVQINTGEEPQKAGIAPADADDFIARCRDTYGLTIAGLMCIPPVDDAPAPHFALAAKIARRNGLTQLSMGMSADFAVAIALGATHVRVGSAIFGTR; this is encoded by the coding sequence ATGACCACTGCTGACGGGGTGCCCGCAACAAGCAGTCTTGCTTCTGTGGAAGCCGGTATCGTCCGCGCCTGCCGGGATGCGCGGCGCGAACGCTGCTCGGTGACGCTGGTGGCGGTGTCGAAAACCTTCGATACGGACGCGATTGCGCCGGTGATTGCAGCGGGGCAGCGGGTTTTCGGCGAAAATCGCGTGCAGGAGGCCAAGGGAAAGTGGCCAGCTTTGATGGCGAAGCATCCCGGCATCGCGCTGCATCTGATCGGTCCGCTGCAATCGAATAAGGCCAGGGAAGCCGTCGCTCTGTTCGATGCCATCCATTCGGTTGACCGCCCGAGCATTTGCGGAGCCTTGGCCACGGAAATCGCCCGGCAAAACCGGCGGCCGAACCTGTTCGTGCAGATCAACACCGGCGAGGAGCCGCAGAAGGCCGGCATCGCGCCAGCGGATGCCGACGATTTCATTGCGCGATGCCGCGACACCTATGGCCTCACGATCGCCGGCTTGATGTGCATTCCGCCGGTGGATGACGCGCCGGCGCCGCATTTCGCGCTCGCCGCCAAGATCGCCAGACGCAACGGGCTGACACAGCTCTCGATGGGCATGAGCGCGGACTTCGCCGTCGCGATTGCCCTGGGCGCGACCCACGTGCGGGTCGGCTCGGCGATTTTCGGGACGCGGTGA
- a CDS encoding glutathione S-transferase N-terminal domain-containing protein: protein MADLSAFPITRRWPAAYPDRLQLYSVPTPNGVKVSIMLEEIALPYEPHLVDFGKDEQKSREFLSLDPNGKIPAILDPDGPGGKPLGLFESGAILQYLAEKTGQLLPADPARRWQTIQWLHFQMGGVGPMFGQVGFFNKFAGKDFEDKRPRDRYVAESKRLLGVMDAHLATHRWFAGGDYSIADIAMLGWVRNLIGFYEAREIVGFDRFRHVAAWLDQGLARPAVQRGLAIPARV from the coding sequence ATGGCCGACCTCTCCGCTTTCCCGATCACCCGCCGCTGGCCGGCCGCCTATCCGGATCGTCTTCAGCTCTATTCGGTGCCGACGCCCAACGGGGTGAAGGTCTCGATCATGCTGGAGGAGATCGCGCTGCCCTACGAGCCGCATCTGGTCGATTTCGGCAAGGACGAGCAGAAGAGCCGTGAATTCCTGTCGCTCGATCCCAACGGCAAGATCCCGGCGATTCTCGATCCCGACGGCCCCGGCGGCAAGCCGCTGGGCCTGTTCGAATCTGGGGCGATCCTGCAATACCTCGCCGAGAAGACCGGACAATTGCTGCCGGCGGACCCGGCGCGGCGCTGGCAGACCATCCAGTGGCTGCACTTCCAGATGGGCGGCGTCGGGCCGATGTTCGGTCAGGTCGGGTTTTTCAACAAGTTCGCGGGCAAGGATTTCGAGGACAAGCGCCCGCGCGATCGCTATGTGGCGGAATCGAAGCGGCTGCTCGGCGTGATGGACGCGCATCTGGCGACACATCGGTGGTTTGCCGGCGGCGACTACTCCATCGCGGATATTGCGATGCTCGGCTGGGTGCGCAATCTGATCGGGTTTTACGAGGCGCGCGAGATCGTCGGGTTCGACCGCTTCCGCCATGTCGCGGCCTGGCTGGACCAGGGCCTGGCGCGGCCGGCGGTGCAGCGCGGCCTCGCGATTCCGGCGCGGGTGTAG